A window from Trinickia violacea encodes these proteins:
- the cobJ gene encoding precorrin-3B C(17)-methyltransferase, translated as MAGVNSAAANAVEPAIVVLGPGALATARRIAARYPGAQVHGLTGRVASGGGDDRADIAYEALGPHLRDLYTRGTPIVALCAAGIVIRALASLLANKGAEPPVLAVAEDGSAVVPLLGGLAGVNVMAREIGEALAVAPAITTSGELRFGTCVLNPPDGYALASLEQGKRFVSDLLAGESTRIEGEAPWLDDARLPLTPSARLAIRVSPQVWDGSSDELVIHPRCVVAAVMANSPREDGSRGALTDDEAERIVEAVRNALSAHRLAPLSLAALLAPAERMTEPALARAAEILSVPLRFAGYDEETGTRRDARALFTSAMRTPHRVLDVSSARAPNIALAICETRDTPIDPQSIGQARGRLTVIGLGPGDASLMVPAARAALNEAADILGYETYVKMAGPFRANQRLHCTDNRQELQRARDAFELASTGRSVVVVSSGDPGVFAMAAAVLEALETSSNARWAAVELEIVPGVSAAMATAALAGAPLGHDFCMLSLSDNLKPWSIIETRLRHAAIADLVMAFYNPISRARPWQLDKALDIVREHRSPATKVVLGRDIGRPGAALTTTTLGELRSEQVDMRTMVIVGSSTTRAFARHGGLDAREWVYTPRWYE; from the coding sequence ATGGCAGGGGTGAATTCCGCCGCCGCAAACGCGGTCGAGCCGGCGATCGTCGTTCTCGGACCCGGCGCGCTCGCCACCGCGCGGCGCATCGCTGCGCGCTACCCCGGCGCGCAGGTGCATGGCCTGACGGGTCGCGTCGCGAGCGGCGGCGGGGACGATCGCGCCGACATCGCTTATGAAGCACTCGGCCCGCATCTGCGCGACCTCTACACGCGCGGCACGCCGATCGTCGCGCTGTGCGCGGCGGGCATCGTGATTCGTGCGCTCGCGTCTTTGCTCGCCAACAAGGGCGCCGAGCCGCCGGTGCTGGCCGTCGCCGAAGACGGCAGCGCCGTCGTGCCGCTCTTGGGCGGCTTGGCCGGCGTCAACGTGATGGCGCGCGAGATCGGCGAGGCGCTCGCCGTCGCGCCCGCGATCACGACGAGCGGCGAGTTGCGCTTCGGCACGTGCGTGCTCAATCCGCCGGACGGCTACGCGCTCGCGAGCCTCGAACAAGGCAAGCGCTTCGTGTCGGACCTGCTCGCCGGGGAAAGCACGCGCATCGAAGGCGAGGCGCCGTGGCTCGACGACGCGCGCTTGCCTTTGACGCCATCGGCTCGGCTCGCCATACGCGTGAGCCCGCAGGTGTGGGATGGCAGCAGCGATGAACTGGTGATTCATCCGCGTTGTGTCGTGGCGGCGGTGATGGCGAATTCTCCGCGTGAAGATGGCAGCCGCGGCGCCCTCACAGATGACGAAGCTGAGCGCATCGTCGAAGCCGTACGCAACGCGTTGAGCGCGCATCGGCTCGCACCGCTTTCGCTCGCCGCGCTTCTCGCGCCTGCGGAACGCATGACGGAGCCCGCGCTTGCACGAGCCGCTGAAATCTTGAGCGTGCCGCTCCGTTTTGCCGGTTACGACGAGGAGACGGGTACGCGACGCGACGCCCGAGCGCTGTTCACCAGCGCGATGCGCACACCGCATCGCGTGCTGGACGTCTCCTCAGCACGGGCCCCAAACATCGCGCTCGCCATCTGCGAGACCCGCGACACCCCCATCGATCCGCAATCGATCGGCCAGGCACGCGGCCGCCTGACGGTGATCGGCCTCGGCCCGGGCGACGCCTCGCTGATGGTGCCCGCCGCGCGCGCCGCCTTGAACGAAGCCGCCGACATCCTCGGCTACGAGACCTACGTGAAGATGGCCGGCCCGTTTCGCGCCAACCAGCGCCTTCACTGCACCGACAACCGCCAAGAGCTGCAACGTGCGCGCGACGCGTTCGAGCTCGCGAGCACGGGACGTTCGGTCGTCGTCGTATCGTCGGGCGACCCGGGCGTGTTCGCGATGGCCGCGGCCGTGCTCGAAGCGCTCGAAACCTCGAGCAACGCGCGCTGGGCCGCCGTCGAGCTCGAGATCGTGCCGGGCGTGTCCGCCGCGATGGCGACGGCCGCGCTGGCGGGCGCGCCGCTTGGCCACGATTTCTGCATGCTGTCGCTCTCGGACAACCTGAAGCCGTGGTCGATCATCGAAACGCGCCTGCGGCATGCGGCCATCGCCGATCTCGTGATGGCGTTCTACAACCCGATTTCGCGGGCGCGCCCATGGCAACTGGATAAAGCGCTCGACATCGTGCGCGAACACCGGTCGCCCGCGACGAAGGTCGTGCTCGGACGCGACATCGGCCGCCCCGGCGCCGCGCTCACGACGACGACGCTCGGCGAGCTGCGCTCCGAGCAAGTGGACATGCGAACGATGGTGATCGTCGGATCGTCGACGACGCGGGCGTTTGCGCGCCATGGCGGACTCGACGCGCGCGAGTGGGTGTACACGCCGCGATGGTATGAGTGA
- a CDS encoding precorrin-2 C(20)-methyltransferase → MALIDRTQPGAQPGRLFGLGVGPGDPELITLKALRLLQAAPVVAYFVAKGKKGNAFGIIEAHLSDAQTRLPLVYPVTTEALEPPLSYEAVIADFYDTAAEVVAGHLDAGRDVAVICEGDPFFYGSYMYLHDRLAARFETQVVPGVCSMLGGTAVLGSPLVYRNQTLSVLSGVLPEDELTRRLADADAAVVMKLGRNFDKVRRVLDALGLADRALYVERATMANQRIVPLAEVDPMASPYFSLLVVPGEKWQG, encoded by the coding sequence ATGGCGCTCATCGATCGAACCCAGCCGGGCGCGCAGCCGGGCCGGCTCTTCGGCCTGGGCGTCGGCCCCGGCGACCCCGAGCTCATCACCTTGAAGGCGTTGCGCTTGCTGCAAGCCGCGCCGGTCGTCGCGTACTTCGTCGCCAAAGGCAAGAAGGGCAACGCCTTCGGCATCATCGAAGCTCACTTGAGCGATGCGCAAACGCGCCTGCCGCTCGTCTATCCGGTGACGACCGAAGCGCTCGAACCCCCGCTCTCGTATGAAGCGGTGATCGCCGATTTCTACGACACGGCGGCCGAGGTCGTGGCCGGCCATCTCGATGCGGGCCGCGACGTGGCCGTGATCTGCGAAGGCGACCCGTTCTTCTATGGCTCGTACATGTACCTGCACGACCGCCTCGCCGCGCGCTTCGAGACGCAGGTGGTGCCCGGCGTCTGCTCGATGCTCGGCGGCACGGCCGTGCTCGGCTCGCCGCTCGTGTATCGGAATCAAACGCTGTCGGTGCTGTCGGGCGTGCTGCCCGAAGACGAATTGACGCGGCGTCTCGCCGATGCCGACGCCGCCGTCGTGATGAAGCTCGGACGCAATTTCGACAAGGTGCGCCGCGTGCTCGATGCGCTCGGTCTCGCCGACCGCGCGCTGTACGTGGAGCGCGCGACGATGGCGAACCAGCGCATCGTGCCGCTTGCCGAAGTCGATCCGATGGCGTCGCCGTATTTCTCGCTGCTCGTCGTGCCGGGGGAAAAATGGCAGGGGTGA
- a CDS encoding precorrin-8X methylmutase: MLDYIRDGQEIYRQSFATIRAEADLARIPPDLEKLAVRVIHACGMVDIVDALRFSEGAGDAGRRALANGAPILCDARMVAEGITRARLPAGNDVICTLGDASVPTLANEIGNTRSAAALELWRPHLAGSVVAIGNAPTALFHLLDMLDAGAPRPALILGFPVGFVGAAESKAMLAEDSRGVPYVAVVGRRGGSAMVAAAVNALASEAE, from the coding sequence ATGCTTGACTACATCCGCGACGGTCAGGAGATCTATCGCCAATCCTTCGCGACGATTCGCGCGGAGGCCGACCTCGCGCGCATTCCCCCCGACCTCGAGAAGCTCGCCGTGCGCGTGATCCATGCGTGCGGGATGGTCGATATCGTCGACGCGTTGCGCTTTTCCGAAGGCGCCGGCGATGCCGGCCGCCGCGCGCTCGCGAACGGCGCGCCGATCCTGTGCGACGCGCGCATGGTCGCCGAGGGCATCACGCGCGCGCGCCTGCCTGCCGGCAACGACGTGATCTGCACGCTCGGCGACGCATCGGTGCCCACGCTCGCGAACGAGATCGGCAACACGCGCTCGGCCGCGGCGCTCGAATTGTGGCGGCCGCATCTGGCCGGCAGCGTGGTCGCGATCGGCAACGCGCCCACCGCGCTCTTTCATCTGCTCGACATGCTCGACGCCGGCGCGCCGCGCCCTGCACTGATCCTCGGGTTCCCGGTCGGCTTCGTCGGCGCGGCGGAATCGAAGGCGATGCTCGCCGAGGACAGCCGCGGCGTGCCCTACGTGGCGGTCGTTGGGCGGCGCGGCGGCAGCGCGATGGTCGCGGCGGCCGTCAACGCCTTGGCGTCGGAGGCAGAGTAA
- the cobG gene encoding precorrin-3B synthase: MNRSMPAVTTSTAPRPTACPGLARIVAALDGGICRIKLPCGELSAEQACALADAAGRYASGVVDVTNRANLQLRGVRSGDESALTQALIDAGLGPDGRSDASGSTDQTAQSSQSATSLAADDVRNVMVSPAAGRDPQASIDTTPLAHDILERLRTDTRLHALSAKFALLLDGGERLAMLDHPHDIWLAAMPSAHAEAPLFAFGLAGCPPVAGDGAASCDVTRATLAAVEPQHAGMLVAALLHTFLDLAEPDMTRMRDLLGVRSVDELMRHVESRIDFPLVCHESIRAWRRAPADASLRLGAHRQRTDDLYHVGGQAPLGRLNAASLRGLAALARELGNATLRMTPWQSVLLPDVPSRHVTAAIDALSALGLACRSGDPLTRLIACTGSTGCAKGLADTKADAMQLALRLPAGVDVHLSGCPRSCAAAHCAPHTLLAVAPGRYDLYQRDALPLQSGFGCCVARHMTIDEAAAHLSRQPWSPIDA; the protein is encoded by the coding sequence TTGAATCGATCCATGCCTGCCGTCACGACGTCCACAGCGCCGCGCCCCACCGCCTGCCCCGGGCTCGCGCGCATCGTCGCCGCGCTCGATGGCGGAATTTGCCGGATCAAGCTGCCGTGCGGCGAGTTGAGCGCCGAGCAGGCTTGTGCGCTTGCGGACGCCGCCGGGCGTTACGCCTCGGGCGTCGTCGACGTCACCAATCGGGCGAATCTGCAATTGCGCGGCGTGCGCTCGGGCGACGAAAGCGCGCTGACGCAAGCGCTGATCGACGCCGGCCTCGGGCCCGATGGTCGATCGGACGCTTCCGGATCGACGGATCAAACCGCGCAATCGTCACAATCGGCCACGAGCCTCGCGGCCGACGACGTCCGCAACGTCATGGTCAGCCCGGCGGCCGGACGCGATCCGCAGGCGTCGATCGACACGACCCCTCTCGCGCACGACATCCTCGAACGGCTGCGGACCGACACGCGCCTGCACGCGCTGTCCGCGAAATTCGCGCTGCTGCTCGACGGCGGCGAGCGCCTCGCGATGCTCGACCATCCGCACGATATCTGGCTCGCAGCGATGCCCTCGGCACACGCCGAAGCGCCGCTGTTCGCGTTCGGCCTCGCGGGCTGCCCGCCGGTTGCAGGCGACGGCGCCGCGAGTTGTGACGTGACTCGCGCCACCCTCGCAGCGGTCGAGCCGCAACACGCCGGTATGCTGGTCGCTGCGCTGTTGCACACGTTCCTCGATCTCGCCGAGCCGGACATGACGCGCATGCGCGATCTGCTCGGCGTTCGCTCCGTCGATGAATTGATGCGGCACGTCGAATCACGCATCGATTTCCCGCTCGTGTGCCACGAGTCCATCCGCGCATGGCGCCGCGCGCCCGCCGACGCCTCCCTGCGACTCGGCGCGCATCGACAACGCACGGACGACCTCTATCACGTGGGCGGCCAAGCGCCGCTCGGCCGCTTGAATGCGGCCTCGCTGCGCGGCCTCGCCGCCCTCGCGCGAGAACTCGGCAATGCGACGCTGCGCATGACGCCGTGGCAAAGCGTGCTGCTGCCCGACGTGCCGAGCCGCCACGTAACGGCCGCAATCGATGCGCTGAGCGCACTCGGTCTTGCATGCCGCTCCGGCGATCCGCTGACGCGCCTCATCGCCTGCACAGGCTCGACCGGCTGCGCGAAGGGCCTCGCCGACACGAAGGCCGACGCCATGCAGCTCGCGTTACGTCTGCCCGCAGGCGTCGACGTTCATCTGAGCGGCTGCCCACGCTCTTGCGCCGCCGCGCACTGCGCGCCGCATACCTTGCTCGCCGTGGCGCCGGGCCGCTACGACCTCTACCAGCGCGATGCTCTGCCGTTGCAATCCGGCTTCGGCTGTTGCGTCGCGCGCCACATGACCATCGACGAGGCCGCCGCCCATTTGAGCCGGCAGCCCTGGAGCCCCATTGATGCTTGA